The genomic stretch GTTATTTGACTATCATccaattaacataaaaatgctTGTTGATAGTGTAATGATGTCTTTCGACTTGAATATGGAATCCAATAAACtccaacaaaaacaatatatccttttttcgatatggtacataattttaaaaattgtatgtaaATACTCTACTCACTCAAAGGTAACTTCCCAAACTGGGTTATTCCTTCattagaattatattatatattacttaaaattattttattttatcaatttaagatTTGGGAAATCGATGTAGTCCGACACCTGAAGGAAGTTTCCTATGGGCTCCAGTTCGACACCCAACATAAACACACTTGTTtacaataatgaattaattattctattattacaagattaatatctattaaataaatataatatcatttgaatgaaactgatacaacataatcttgtacaaacacgaacttaagttgatactttatttttgaatggcaAATGTATccgtttaaataattagttcaataattttttgtcgatttactttagaaaaccttttaaaaaatatctactttgattttgagctgTGTGAGTCCATCATTTTCGCTTCAATAGCCATTTTTGGGGATTTAAAATGgaagagtaaaaataaaacaccacGTGATGTTGTTAAAAACTACAACAGCGACAAACTATTACTCATTTATATTTGGAGAAAGATCATATGAGTTTCCAAACAgaaatttgacataaaaattgatgttaatcACCATAAcggttgcgtgattggagcttgtgctcctccagatagtataagTACTAATTGATATTTCTGTTCTCTATGTTTAAAACCTGAGCGTCGAGCAAATGTAGagcaaattatttaaaaggattCATAACTACACTAAGTAGGTaggttacaaaaaatcaaaaatatcttaatcaaGTAGTCTAAATAGGTTCCTACGATGCATATTGAgtgtaaaattttgttgacacCAAAATGACTTCTATTTGTTGGATTGGCACTGagttattgcattttttataagccgaaaattgaattttcttctcatACCTCCTCAAAAAATGGCGTTActtgttcttttgaattttatgtttatataggtAGATACCACATCCCATACTCGCCCCCAtctatgtgtatttattttaatattgatattccAACGAaacctttcatttatttaaggatggaaattcaaattaaattatatattaataataataaatatattatcttatttaatataaatatataaaataccataataacaattttaaattatagttacaaaaatagttgctttaaatattttaataagcaaAGAAATgacgtaaaaatataatttatgattaagcttttaaaattatgactaaaatatagaaatatcaCTAATATACCTAAAAAGAATATGACCTTCGGCATAATCTcaaattctatttataattgCAGCTTTCATATACTCGAGAGCTACAtcggatttttgttttttagagttaataataaaactactCTTATCTCAACTCTTTCAAAATGTCATTtagtgttgtgtcttgacgaaggTTGCCGAGGTAccagttatttaataaaaggaagGATCCATGACGAACgggagaaatgaggagaaggaaaggacATGGAGGAATACAAGGTTTGTTTAATAGgaacatttatattcttattaatacaaaacccTACTCTGGTATATACATAGaatacataactatttatacttataaaaaggtttagatagtactttacaaatatatatacatacaagaaaatataataaataagagaATCAGAGGGAAGGAGATACGAATACATTACAtttaacacaaatatatataaatacaataatatgaaaatacaataatatgaaaatataaaatacaataacacAACATACAATTCAATAAGACAGTTACAGTACAATTAACCCTAATAATAGATTATGAAAGTAATTACCTGAAagataagtttttataatttactctAAAATTTGTAAGTCTCATTTGAAAGTATCCTACTAagatatgattataaaaattaaaatcatcgCATATGGAATATctggaaaaacaaaattccttcaattttgtcgctttttttagttcattataTTCTCCTGATGTCATATACATGTAAAGACTGTGtccattttgtacatttttacagGAATTTGGAAATGTATCGAAATGTTGAAGAATAAATGATTTAGCCATTCCAGTGTGAGTTTATGAACGAATATTTTCAGTGTTTCGTTTTTTCTTAcatggataattttttcaatatgttattaatctatgcagaaataaataaatattcgttaattaaaaatatatttattaaataaaacaaacaatacaAGCTAACAAATATAATAAGTCGAGTAACATTGtagcattaattaattttaatttaaaacatttaaattattatcatatacaaggttcggaagcaaaacgtggacagttaataaatactaattatgtaattaaaatagagaggttttatgagttttcctgcatattccgaatctcctgtgaaggaggacttgggatTGTCCTTTCTccacgccacctgttgacggacactctgaaaGAAAGGAAACTGCAggggtgcaagaaagttcgttcgtggatcaaggcaaatggatccacagtaaaaaatttctctgacgagaagattttcaccgtggaccaggtctacaaccgtcggaACGACCGTTGGCATGGGAGATCACCACCAGAAAAGGTCAAGGGGGTGTTACGTACAAtacatccggcccaaacaatggtcctgggggtcgtggcgtctgacggcaagaagatgcctcccttcttttttaaggctggagagaaaatcggccaggaggcctattacaaggtgctgaggttcaccatactgccatggctcaaggccacctacccaggggacaactatgtgtggacccaagatgatgcaccctcacacacatcggccaaatgcaAGAGGTTCTGCGCCAACAACATGGCGGATTTTTGGTACAAGGACATGTGGGAATCATTttcgccggatttgaacccgttggagtTTGCTGTGTGggacactttggagagggagactaaccggacatctcacccgaacgtggactccttgaaggccgccattgtgaaggagtggaacaacttgtccgagaagttcatcatcaactcctgcaaggctttccgccgccgtgtggaggctgtgattgctacTGAGGGAGCCATAtcgagtgaacatgttcacaaaggtcatgtctcaaagttttggaaaaaaaaaatttcaaaattatttatcaaaaaataaaattattgacatttttctaaaatcagtcattcagtccacgttttgcttctcAACTctgtataatttcaattatattctacagtttatcattaaaaaacaatattttgaaagtccatatttttttaagaagttgatcgaatttgatgaaatttcccatgttgatatacaaaataataaaattcgcCACATCCTACCCGTAGATAACCAGAGATATCCAAAAGTTGACAATAAACCACCTTTTcaaaaaaacgaattttaaaaagtagatttttaatatattataacgaTTTTAACTCCAAATACTTTTACAAAGAGATTAAGTTCGTTACATGAATAATATTCAactgaaaagaaataaaaaaaagtatataattcgCAAAGAAATTATCGATATAAGTTTAtagttttaaatgttttataatggACAAGATAATCTTAACCAGGATCAATGATTTCTATAAATATCTGAAATGGAACCAACAATAAATGTGCAACCTCATCGGTAGGgtaaatgacattttattaaagaaaaaagtggCATATTCGTAATCgatttgtgtaattttaatttatgttattcttTAATACATAATAGTACCTTCTTAATTGTGTATCGCCGccaaattatcataatttttaattagaaaaataataattattttaacattgaaataaagtaaataatataaaaaataaatatttaatatgttagtTAAGTCTTGCGTGATAATACATTGGACTCACATATATTTTAACGATGGGtagtaaaaaaatggatttactaCGCTCTGTCTCCTTTAAtactgttaatttttattaaattccgACATCTCTTCGAATATGAAGTATAAATTTTATGCATCTATGTAAGTATTTTGATAAGATTTGATATGCAATTTTAAGATTTTCtatgtttaaataatgtattaactaattaacatttttttacatatttttttaatctacccTTGGGCCAATATTTGAGATAACGTAGACAATGCAACTCTGTGTTTTTGGACCcgacataattaaaatatgttgagGGTCAATGAGTTACTTGAGCTTATTAATTATCACtgcaaaacataattaatatattttaatttttaaacccATGACTCTATTTCACTGCATGTAATTAAGGATTTCTCCGAAAATCCcttgagatattttttataacatcatGACATACTCTTTCAGAAAAGggtttttaatttcattatgtaaaGTAACCAactaatattcattattttatcaatttattgtactgggattatatattaatttttattgaagatatatcatccatagttataaataatacttctttgtgttaaatttaatagaaaaatattaaaaatatgatgttttaGTGGAAATAAGCGTTATTCTGCATGATTCATGAATAAAGGGGGAACAATaatggattataaaaataaattaattgttcatGTAGACTATGAAtctagtttaattttttttagaaaaaacaagaGAAACCTCTAAAAGTAAATATGACAATATATTGTGGCGCCCTCTAGGTTTGTAACCTACCTATATTATATAGGTAGGTTacaaacctatatatatatatacacttacaTATAcggtattttttcattgaagtattATACCTCAGTGAAAAAATACCTGTGATTCGTGTAGTACTTAACGTTCTAAACGCACGTCAACTCTGTTCAACTCCTTTTTTCGGCCGGTGCGAGGCTTTGAGCTGGAGCAAGAGGAAGGGGGCAAGAAGCTGAatgagagaaaagaagaaaaattcaaagctgAGGCAGCTGcagaaggagaagaagaaaaaaggggaGAAGAGAAAGATCCACGTCAACTTCATCATCTtttcaatacaaataataattattattactactactaGTAAAACGAAGGAATCCCAAAGTAGTCTGGAGTGATGAATGTCTTCCGACTTTGTGGAGATTTATCTCATTTAGCTGctattatagtattacttatCAAAATATGGAAGACACGATCTTGTGCCGGCATCTCGGGTGAGTTAGTTTGGAGTCTTTTGAAGTGGATCTGCTCTGAATGACGTCATCTTAAGCACATTATATTTACTATGAAAATCCGTAATTACCTAATTTATCATGACGTTTTCTTCTCATTCCAGGACGCTCTCAGATTCTATTCGCTTTCGTCTTTATCACTCGCTATTTGGATCTCTTTACAAACTTCATCTCCATTTATAACACGGCCATGAAGGTATTTTTCCTGGCCTCAAGTCTCGGAACCGTGTATTTGATGTATGCCAAATTCAAGGCCACCTATGATCACAATCATGACACCTTTAGGTACATCTAGCCTTCCTAATCTCTCGTATTCTTTATATATGCACGCACTGTGCATTGGGACTTAATAAGGAATATCCCTTCTTTTATGAAGGGATATTCTTCCATCaccttatttcatatttaatttgttcaatattcTATTGCAGAATTGAATTCCTTTTGCTTCCCGTAATCATACTCGCCCTGGTTCTTAACCATGAATTCGCCGTCATGGAAGTCTTGTGGACTTTCTCCATCTATCTCGAATCTGTTGCTATTCTCCCACAATTGTTTATGGTATCCAAGACCGGTGAAGCGGAATCCATCACTTCTCACTATTTATTCGCTCTTGGCTCTTATAGGGCTCTCTATATTTTGAACTGGATCTACAGATACTACTTTGAGGGTATGTAGTACACACCTGACGTTTTTGTTGGAtgagtattaaaatatgtaccaaTTTCATTGCAGGATTCTGGGATATTATTGCCATCGCAGCCGGCTGCGTTCAAACCATTCTTTACTGCGACTTTTTCTATCTGTACATCACCAAAGTGCTTAAAGGCAAAAAGTTACAACTTCCTGCTTAATtgattgtatatacatatatatcctaTGTCTTTAAATCTCTCCCAATCCCATCgtcatttttctttctattataattatttcattcacgGAGAGAATGTGCAAATGTGGTGGTCGTTTGACGaacgaaaaatataattattgcaaaaaatgaaGTATTGCTTCTTCCAccttatgttgttgtttttttttttttaagtagaattaattactattttgtttttattttttaaaaatgggtttATAAGATGGTTTATCTGagtgttatttttgatttaaaataaaacgtattgagaaagaaaaagataCCATCTTTCCCAATTTAAGATtcgttaaaagtaataaaaaaataaaacattttaattcaacTATACGTGAGAATTGTTCATCATATACGAAAGCCTAAGTTTggtgttttttaaaaatgtctagatttttttcttctgtttttcCCATACCCTTTTTCTTGTTCTTCACCTTCTTCGGAATGAAGAAGTCTATAAAATGAATGTCttgtttcatattaatttttaaataaaaaaattaataaatccacGTTTaccatatgtttatataaaacatttaatgtgTCAGGTTTTGAACTATGGagtttaattcattattaatcaataaatttcttaatcTTTGAATTGCCATTTATTGTAGTTTAGTAAATAATTCACCTGTTATCGTGTTCTGCATCATATGTTTTCTATCACATAGTCTTTTCACACACTCAATTCCTTTTAAAACAACATTATAActcccaaaattttattaacttaaaaagaCTGTTGACAGTTGCTACGGCTGTAATATTATCTTCCAATATAACAAAtcatcatgtaaaaaaaatcaataattttgtcagtttttcttcgagatattggataaaaacacTGAGGGTAAtagtagttattttttgttttttcttcttccttttattaatgatgaagtcatttttccacctttttttttttttttccccgtaATAGTTaccaaatgaattattatttatgttatcaaTGTTCTAAACTCCCTCAATGAGGATGCATTTGAGTTATTGAGAACTCATTAAATAAGGGATAGGTGCTACAATTATCTTCGCACCGTCTATTTTtccgtatttattttttcaggctTTTTGATCGGCGATCAATTGCGATATGGCGATATTATATCGCAATCTTTATATCACTACATCACAACAGAAATAGCAAAAAACATTGTGATACGaccaatttgtacaaaattacttaTCATGTAATGGTCCTATGGTTCTCGAGACCGGTCTTTGTCTTGAGActgtttttttatggttttgacCTCTTCTCGGTCTTAACACATCAAAGTTTTGGGTTCAATTCAATGTAGCCTTTCTTAATGAGGAAACTCAAGAAAAAGCATAACAGTTCCTTCTTGAGGGGGCCACCTAATTTGAAGATCAGCCATCCAGCCAGCTGTCTCAGGATGTGCAGAAAGAAAGTAATTTCTTCACCAAACGTCTCAAAAAGATAGATACGGCCAAGTAGGAAGTGTAAAGATAACTGGCTGATGACTCTGAATTATCTTGGCCTACCGGAGTGTGAAAAAGGTATTTGAAAGATACAATGTCTTGCTTTCCAGTAGTGCCAGCAGCGACCATTTGTTCTCCAAGCCCAAACAGATCCAGAGGAGGACTTGACAGAGGCTGAGATACGACAACTTTGAGACAAAGCTCCTGTTAATGTCAAATAAGAAGCTAGAAGAGAAatgatttatgtagatattttattattcgccggcagactatattttagttttttttaaaggactctaggcaaagagttGGACACTCAAagcaaggaaggtaggatttagtagttcttaATTCTGATTTGCATAAAACCAGAaactgctacatgttcctccaggcaCGCAACCAGTTTGAACAGGCCGTCtccccctagtgaaaagagaagaataagggcgactacgtcacaacaataacacgatattTTAGGAACGGTGtccggtaaaatgattgtggtaaaaaggttgcagacaaaaACGTTGGGGTGATATCTTTAGTCATTGTTGTGTTTCTTACTTCGTCCATTTTGTGTTTAATAAAGCTTACATTTGGTAACTTAagtgattttattatttcaatttattaaacac from Lepeophtheirus salmonis chromosome W, UVic_Lsal_1.4, whole genome shotgun sequence encodes the following:
- the LOC121130972 gene encoding ER lumen protein-retaining receptor, with translation MNVFRLCGDLSHLAAIIVLLIKIWKTRSCAGISGRSQILFAFVFITRYLDLFTNFISIYNTAMKVFFLASSLGTVYLMYAKFKATYDHNHDTFRIEFLLLPVIILALVLNHEFAVMEVLWTFSIYLESVAILPQLFMVSKTGEAESITSHYLFALGSYRALYILNWIYRYYFEGFWDIIAIAAGCVQTILYCDFFYLYITKVLKGKKLQLPA